One Falsibacillus pallidus genomic window, CAAGATATCGATAGTATGAGAAGCCTCCGCGCCGTCTTCACGTTCAAGCATTTCCCAAGCGAGACCCGCATTATAGACGATATGCTCCACTTCCACATCGAGCCGGGCATCCGCCAATACCGCTTTCAACTTTTCAGCAAACGCAATATAGGAAGTAATGAATCCCTTTGCTTCCCTGCTATCGATTCCTACATCCTCAGGCCATAAGGAGATTCTCTTAATCACTTTATTCTCCAGGCAAATCTCTATGATTTTGCGGATGACTTTTTCCTGAACTTCATTATTCCCTGAAAAAAAACTTGTCTTTTTTCCCTTAAGAAGTTCTGATTCCCCTACTTTTTCCAAGAGAAATTTCAAGCTGTGTCCTCCAAGCGTAACGCGGACATCCCGTTTTTGCAGCCCGGGAGCGACTTTCCTCTCCACTTTATCCCAAAGAAAAAATGTAAAGAAATATTCATTTTGCTTATTCTTCACACCCCAATCAATGAGCGCATTAATATAATCGGGGTCGTTGATTGTTTCAATGGTATTCCCCCTTCGCGAAAAAGAAGGACTGTATTCGGCAATTGACACAGCCGCACGACTTTTACCCGTAATCGTTTCCTTCGCAAGATCAATCCACCTATAGCCAAAACGATTGCTGCAATATTGGTAGACTCCATATAAAATGGAGCGAGGTTCCTTACCAACAATCCATACATAACTGTCTTTTTCAATGATGGCAAAACCATCCCCTTTGATTTCCACCGATCCTCCGCCCATTTGAGCATACTGTTCGGCAGTAATCAGATGAATCGCCTCCTGATGAAAATCTCCTGACTTTTCTTTCTCTATTAATCCAACAGGGCTGCCGCACTTCTCCATCAATCTTTTCAATTCTTCAGCTGCAAAAATCACAGTTTCATGGTCGTACCAATACACAATTTTCTTCATAGCTAATCCTCCTTCACTTCATATGTTTCAGTAAAAAGGCGAGCTTCTTTTCGTCATGGAACGGGTTTCCTTCATGAGTAAATTGCGGATATGCATCGATCGATTTTCCCTTTGATTTCACATGATTATATGCTGCAAAGACTGTCGAAGGCGGAGTGACGGCATCTTCCAATCCGATGGACATCATTACAGGGCACTCCACCTTTTCACAAAAAT contains:
- a CDS encoding alpha-glucuronidase family glycosyl hydrolase, whose protein sequence is MKKIVYWYDHETVIFAAEELKRLMEKCGSPVGLIEKEKSGDFHQEAIHLITAEQYAQMGGGSVEIKGDGFAIIEKDSYVWIVGKEPRSILYGVYQYCSNRFGYRWIDLAKETITGKSRAAVSIAEYSPSFSRRGNTIETINDPDYINALIDWGVKNKQNEYFFTFFLWDKVERKVAPGLQKRDVRVTLGGHSLKFLLEKVGESELLKGKKTSFFSGNNEVQEKVIRKIIEICLENKVIKRISLWPEDVGIDSREAKGFITSYIAFAEKLKAVLADARLDVEVEHIVYNAGLAWEMLEREDGAEASHTIDILYAYWGRDYSESLCSEDPNQVRATHALKDWNEQARKKGRSLTVLEYYSDHFMLSQLFPPLLNRIHGDLKDYGQMNIGGVLNLIVPLHVKPNAPDLEKTYPWRWGHQLNNYVYTRLAWGEEYGDILDDYFSLFGDEKELWMTRILQLEKVLSPHTKWNVPLFPARVVDPEKVEASKVDQEIYRFLGKVHELLAAWDLSDEEVGKGSRVGHENPICPKEKLKIYLSYLKKIVERYREEWQDAESRNSMKA